A portion of the Cotesia glomerata isolate CgM1 unplaced genomic scaffold, MPM_Cglom_v2.3 scaffold_29, whole genome shotgun sequence genome contains these proteins:
- the LOC123274296 gene encoding protein OPI10 homolog — translation MLGIIVSGRLVQTDFQQISENQFLINVPDADNVNHIVIFLTGTVPLPEGMGGAVYFSWPDTNAPPNWQFLGYISNNKPSAIFRISDLKKNHEFENANLGIFGAKISHSAQIGISVEPLSAIEPLSALVASTTTESHVKFAQKMIINFMNYVSSFSVTQSQMTPNPTENFVPLSSVQGWYETFERRLQQNPNFWKQL, via the exons ATGTTGGGAATAATTGTGTCCGGTCGTCtg gtgCAAACAGACTTTCAGCAAATAagtgaaaatcaatttttaataaatgtaccCGATGCTGACAATGTCAATCACATTGTTATATTTCTCACGGGTACAGTGCCTCTTCCTGAGGGAATGGGTGGTGCAG tgtaCTTCAGCTGGCCAGACACGAACGCTCCTCCAAACTGGCAGTTTCTAGGTTACATCTCCAACAACAAACCATCGGCGATCTTCCGGATATCGGACCTAAAGAAGAACCACGAGTTCGAGAACGCGAACCTGGGGATCTTCGGTGCTAAAATATCTCACTCAGCGCAAATAGGAATCTCTGTGGAGCCGCTTTCAGCCATTGAACCTTTATCGGCGTTAGTCGCGAGCACGACTACTGAGTCACACGTTAAATTCGCCCAGAAGATGATCATCAACTTTATGAATTACGTGTCTAGTTTCTCAGTAACTCAGTCGCAGATGACTCCCAATCCTACGGAGAATTTCGTACCGCTGTCGTCAGTCCAAGGCTGGTATGAGACTTTCGAGCGACGGCTGCAACAAAATCCAAACTTTTGGAAACAATTGTGA
- the LOC123274295 gene encoding GPI transamidase component PIG-S isoform X2 translates to MFGEKYRLYASVSFAFLLLGIGVPLWWHTTAVPRVTLPYSGIGELSNLNIKIRGHVIIASASEQHAQVITNQIKMAFENSTLYSLSVSYEVISKNLVNSVFTQYDHEKIARTFDIGIGDLLFLEAPNLNEIIVGHHRAIFFPTNTDAFKLVQILSHMILRDESLILTRNAMTDPTKYSLDEENRRRFPPSSTYDVLLTVVNPDPQKLIVKWDLSNITRDYLEPFLDQLSVIANFSVKSQWLYLMPLDITPKQIPDSSELGRHFALSESILPQLITPLEKKLASQVSLHPCINLVMYSVPCDQSPLYIYTKSGHKSKSVNNVKAFLSPRWGGVVISNSPTDVCKQAIKSNYEKPAEVVPNAVTIMGVFLSQLRLLLGIPEPDDKIPGIMVTPTPGESILREWEFDALLRVRAIEQLTSAKLTLQSLAQLLEEISNIVITETVGNRIKTALDLIHLSAEKLLDGKLMEGFSLSKESFVTAEKAFTDPSLLALLYFPDDQKYAVYIPLFLPVMIPVLLSLKNITRYFLNKKSH, encoded by the exons atgtttggag AAAAATATCGATTGTATGCAAGTGTATCATTTGCATTTTTATTACTTGGAATTGGAGTGCCTCTATGGTGGCATACCACAGCAGTACCACGTGTGACACTGCCGTACTCCGGAATCGGGGAATTATCAAACCTAAATATCAAAATACGCGGTCATGTTATAATTGCATCGGCTTCCGAGCAGCATGCTCAAGTTATAACAAACCAAATTAAAATggcgtttgaaaattcaa CGCTATACAGCCTCAGTGTATCATATGAAGTTATATCTAAGAATCTTGTAAATTCAGTTTTTACGCAATATGACCATGAGAAAATCGCTCGTACGTTTGACATTGGAATCGGAGATTTGTTATTTCTCGAAGCGCCCAATCTAAATGAGATTATTGTTGGTCATCATCGGGCTATTTTTTTCCCAACAAATActg atGCGTTTAAACTGGTACAAATATTGTCTCACATGATTCTCAGGGATGAATCACTGATTTTGACAAGAAACGCTATGACAGATCCAACAAAATACAGCTTGGATGAAGAAAATCGTCGCAGATTTCCTCCGAGTTCCACTTACGATGTTTTACTTACAGTAGTTAATCCAGACcctcaaaaattaatagttaaatgGGATCTGTCTAATATAACTCGGg ACTATCTTGAGCCATTTTTGGATCAATTGTCAGTCATAGCAAATTTTTCTGTCAAGTCGCAATGGCTGTACTTGATGCCGCTGGATATTACACCGAAGCAAATACCCGACAGCAGTGAATTGGGAAGACACTTTGCTTTGTCAGAGAGTATTTTACCGCAATTAATAACAccgctagaaaaaaaattgg ctTCTCAAGTAAGTTTGCATCCGTGTATAAATCTCGTAATGTACTCAGTTCCTTGTGATCAATCACCtttgtatatttataccaAGAGCGGGCACAAATCAAAATCTGTAAACAATGTCAAAGCATTTTTATCTCCTCGTTGGGGAGGTGTAGTAATTTCAAACTCTCCGACTGACGTTTGTAAACAGgcaattaaaagtaattacgAAAAACCTGCTGAAGTTGTTCCAAATGCGGTAACGATCATGGGAGTTTTCTTGTCACAGCTGAGACTTTTATTAGGAATTCCAGAGCCG gaTGATAAAATTCCGGGGATTATGGTAACTCCCACGCCCGGGGAATCGATTCTCCGTGAATGGGAATTCGACGCGCTTTTACGGGTTCGCGCGATCGAACAACTTACATCAGCAAAATTAACTTTACAGTCACTGGCACAACTTTTGGAGGAAATTAgtaatattgttattactgAAACTGTCGGAAATAGAATAAAGACTGCTCTTGACCTTATTCATCTATCAGCGGAAAAATTACTCGATGGAAAATTAATGGAGGGCTTTTCTTTGAGTAAAGAATCTTTTGTTACCGCAGAGAAAGCTTTCACAGATCCGTCGTTATTGGCGCTTTTATACTTTCCTGATGATCAAAA ATATGCAGTGTACATTCCTTTATTTTTGCCCGTAATGATTCCAGTATTATTatctttgaaaaatataacccggtattttttaaataaaaaaagtcattga
- the LOC123274295 gene encoding GPI transamidase component PIG-S isoform X1, whose product MTLSDYQVYFFKLYLDKKLENFNQMDKCEEKYRLYASVSFAFLLLGIGVPLWWHTTAVPRVTLPYSGIGELSNLNIKIRGHVIIASASEQHAQVITNQIKMAFENSTLYSLSVSYEVISKNLVNSVFTQYDHEKIARTFDIGIGDLLFLEAPNLNEIIVGHHRAIFFPTNTDAFKLVQILSHMILRDESLILTRNAMTDPTKYSLDEENRRRFPPSSTYDVLLTVVNPDPQKLIVKWDLSNITRDYLEPFLDQLSVIANFSVKSQWLYLMPLDITPKQIPDSSELGRHFALSESILPQLITPLEKKLASQVSLHPCINLVMYSVPCDQSPLYIYTKSGHKSKSVNNVKAFLSPRWGGVVISNSPTDVCKQAIKSNYEKPAEVVPNAVTIMGVFLSQLRLLLGIPEPDDKIPGIMVTPTPGESILREWEFDALLRVRAIEQLTSAKLTLQSLAQLLEEISNIVITETVGNRIKTALDLIHLSAEKLLDGKLMEGFSLSKESFVTAEKAFTDPSLLALLYFPDDQKYAVYIPLFLPVMIPVLLSLKNITRYFLNKKSH is encoded by the exons ATGACGCTAAGCGATTATcaagtttacttttttaaattatacttagataaaaagttagaaaatttcaatcaaaTGGATAAATGTGaag AAAAATATCGATTGTATGCAAGTGTATCATTTGCATTTTTATTACTTGGAATTGGAGTGCCTCTATGGTGGCATACCACAGCAGTACCACGTGTGACACTGCCGTACTCCGGAATCGGGGAATTATCAAACCTAAATATCAAAATACGCGGTCATGTTATAATTGCATCGGCTTCCGAGCAGCATGCTCAAGTTATAACAAACCAAATTAAAATggcgtttgaaaattcaa CGCTATACAGCCTCAGTGTATCATATGAAGTTATATCTAAGAATCTTGTAAATTCAGTTTTTACGCAATATGACCATGAGAAAATCGCTCGTACGTTTGACATTGGAATCGGAGATTTGTTATTTCTCGAAGCGCCCAATCTAAATGAGATTATTGTTGGTCATCATCGGGCTATTTTTTTCCCAACAAATActg atGCGTTTAAACTGGTACAAATATTGTCTCACATGATTCTCAGGGATGAATCACTGATTTTGACAAGAAACGCTATGACAGATCCAACAAAATACAGCTTGGATGAAGAAAATCGTCGCAGATTTCCTCCGAGTTCCACTTACGATGTTTTACTTACAGTAGTTAATCCAGACcctcaaaaattaatagttaaatgGGATCTGTCTAATATAACTCGGg ACTATCTTGAGCCATTTTTGGATCAATTGTCAGTCATAGCAAATTTTTCTGTCAAGTCGCAATGGCTGTACTTGATGCCGCTGGATATTACACCGAAGCAAATACCCGACAGCAGTGAATTGGGAAGACACTTTGCTTTGTCAGAGAGTATTTTACCGCAATTAATAACAccgctagaaaaaaaattgg ctTCTCAAGTAAGTTTGCATCCGTGTATAAATCTCGTAATGTACTCAGTTCCTTGTGATCAATCACCtttgtatatttataccaAGAGCGGGCACAAATCAAAATCTGTAAACAATGTCAAAGCATTTTTATCTCCTCGTTGGGGAGGTGTAGTAATTTCAAACTCTCCGACTGACGTTTGTAAACAGgcaattaaaagtaattacgAAAAACCTGCTGAAGTTGTTCCAAATGCGGTAACGATCATGGGAGTTTTCTTGTCACAGCTGAGACTTTTATTAGGAATTCCAGAGCCG gaTGATAAAATTCCGGGGATTATGGTAACTCCCACGCCCGGGGAATCGATTCTCCGTGAATGGGAATTCGACGCGCTTTTACGGGTTCGCGCGATCGAACAACTTACATCAGCAAAATTAACTTTACAGTCACTGGCACAACTTTTGGAGGAAATTAgtaatattgttattactgAAACTGTCGGAAATAGAATAAAGACTGCTCTTGACCTTATTCATCTATCAGCGGAAAAATTACTCGATGGAAAATTAATGGAGGGCTTTTCTTTGAGTAAAGAATCTTTTGTTACCGCAGAGAAAGCTTTCACAGATCCGTCGTTATTGGCGCTTTTATACTTTCCTGATGATCAAAA ATATGCAGTGTACATTCCTTTATTTTTGCCCGTAATGATTCCAGTATTATTatctttgaaaaatataacccggtattttttaaataaaaaaagtcattga